One genomic segment of Balaenoptera musculus isolate JJ_BM4_2016_0621 chromosome 11, mBalMus1.pri.v3, whole genome shotgun sequence includes these proteins:
- the ANKRD66 gene encoding ankyrin repeat domain-containing protein 66 → MELTKLSDMTKLHQAVAAGDYNSVKKILKKGLCDPNYKDVDWNDRTPLHWAAIKGHMEVLQLLIEHGARPCLVTDVGWTPAHFAAESGHLNVLKTLHALHAAIDAPDFFGDTPKRIAQIYGQKACVAFLEQAEPQCRDHRQATKQTGLQLDQRDEGWETKKRELELSLPSSKQNTNKKKNKTRGPTRLSNTNERRV, encoded by the exons ATGGAATTGACCAAACTGTCCGACATGACAAAACTCCACCAAGCCGTAGCTGCTGGGGACTACAATTCAGTGAAAAAGATTTTGAAGAAAGGTCTCTGTGACCCAAACTACAAGGATGTGGACTGGAATGACCGAACCCCACTTCACTGGGCTGCGATCAAGG GACACATGGAGGTGCTGCAGCTCCTGATAGAACACGGGGCCAGGCCCTGCCTGGTAACTGATGTGGGCTGGACCCCCGCTCATTTCGCAGCTGAATCGGGCCATCTGAACGTGCTCAAAACTCTCCATGCCCTGCACGCCGCCATCGACGCCCCTGACTTCTTTGGAGACACACCAAAGAGGATCGCACAGATCTATGGGCAGAAAGCCTGTGTAGCATTCCTGGAGCA GGCTGAGCCCCAGTGCCGGGACCACCGCCAGGCGACCAAGCAGACGGGGCTGCAGCTCGATCAGCGGGACGAAGGCTGGGAGACCAAGAAGAGGGAGCTGGAGctgtctcttccttcctcaaAGCAAAACACTAATAAGAAGAAGAATAAGACTCGAGGCCCCACCAGGCTCAGCAATACCAACGAGAGGAGAGTGTGA